The following coding sequences are from one Canis lupus dingo isolate Sandy chromosome 21, ASM325472v2, whole genome shotgun sequence window:
- the TRIM21 gene encoding E3 ubiquitin-protein ligase TRIM21 isoform X1 — protein MAAAMPLAMMWEEVTCPICLDPVVEPMSIDCGHSFCHKCISEVGKDGGGVCPVCQHTFLLRNLRPNWPLANVVDNLKQIGQNANEVTQREWCQVHGERLHLFCEEDGKILCWVCSQSQNHRNHKTVPVEEAAQEYQEKLKVALRKLRKEQKLAEELEVNTAMKRAAWKASVVLQRESQSQVERHKRRIHAEFVQQINFLAAEEQRQMQRLDMEEREQLRILGETEAMLAQKTQALQELVVELERRSKGSPLELLQEVKSVLGRTEAWNLKELDITSPGLRSVCLVPGLKTMLRTYGVHITLDPHTANPWLILSEDRRQVRLGDSQQEVPENESRFDMYPMVLGAQCFDSGKAYWEVDVRGKEAWDLGVCTDSAQRKGHFLLSPGNGFWTIWLWNKQKYEAGTCPQTPLHLQVPPCQVGIFLDCEAHTVSFYNITDHGSLIYTFSECAFAGPLRPFFGTGFNDAGRNAAPLVLCPLEVGS, from the exons ATGGCTGCAGCAATGCCCTTGGCAATGATGTGGGAGGAGGTCACATGCCCTATCTGCCTGGATCCTGTAGTGGAGCCTATGAGCATTGACTGTGGCCACAGCTTCTGCCACAAATGCATCTCTGAGGTGGGGAAAGATGGTGGCGGCGTCTGTCCTGTGTGTCAGCACACCTTCTTGCTCCGAAACCTCCGGCCCAATTGGCCACTGGCTAACGTGGTGGACAACCTTAAACAAATTGGCCAGAATGCCAATGAAGTCACACAGAGGGAATGGTGTCAGGTACATGGAGAGAGACTGCACCTGTTCTGTGAGGAAGATGGGAAGATCCTCTGCTGGGTATGTTCCCAGTCCCAGAACCACCGTAACCACAAAACGGTCCCTGTCGAGGAGGCTGCTCAGGAATACCAG GAGAAGCTTAAGGTGGCattaaggaaactgagaaaagaacaaaagttgGCTGAGGAGTTGGAAGTGAATACTGCAATGAAGAGAGCAGCCTGGAAGGCAAGTGTTGTGCTCCAAAGGGAATCTCAG AGTCAGGTTGAGAGACACAAACGGAGGATTCACGCAGAATTTGTACAGCAGATAAACTTCCTGGCTGCGGAGGAACAGAGGCAAATGCAGAGGCTAGAcatggaggagagggagcagctgAGAATCCTAGGGGAGACAGAGGCCATGCTGGCCCAGAAGACCCAAGCCCTGCAGGAGCTGGTTGtggagctggagaggaggagCAAGGGCTCACCCCTAGAGCTGCTGCAG gAGGTGAAAAGTGTCCTGGGAAG GACTGAGGCTTGGAACCTGAAGGAGCTGGACATTACCTCCCCGGGTCTGAGGAGTGTGTGCCTCGTGCCAGGGCTAAAGACGATGCTGAGGACGTATGGAG TACACATCACCCTGGATCCACACACAGCCAATCCATGGCTCATCCTTTCAGAGGATCGGAGACAAGTGAGGCTTGGAGACAGCCAGCAGGAAGTGCCTGAAAATGAAAGCAGATTTGACATgtatcccatggtcctgggagcCCAGTGCTTTGACTCTGGAAAGGCTTACTGGGAGGTGGATGTGAGAGGAAAAGAGGCCTGGGACCTGGGTGTTTGTACAGATTCTGCACAGAGGAAGGGGCACTTTTTGCTCAGCCCTGGGAACGGCTTCTGGACAATTTGGCTGtggaacaaacaaaaatatgagGCTGGCACCTGTCCCCAGACTCCCCTCCACCTTCAGGTGCCTCCATGCCAAGTTGGGATCTTCTTGGACTGTGAGGCCCACACAGTCTCCTTCTACAACATCACTGACCATGGCTCCCTCATCTATACCTTCTCTGAATGTGCCTTTGCTGGACCTCTGCGGCCTTTCTTTGGTACTGGTTTTAATGATGCAGGAAGAAACGCAGCACCTCTTGTGCTCTGTCCGCTGGAGGTGGGATCGTAG
- the TRIM21 gene encoding E3 ubiquitin-protein ligase TRIM21 isoform X2: MAAAMPLAMMWEEVTCPICLDPVVEPMSIDCGHSFCHKCISEVGKDGGGVCPVCQHTFLLRNLRPNWPLANVVDNLKQIGQNANEVTQREWCQVHGERLHLFCEEDGKILCWVCSQSQNHRNHKTVPVEEAAQEYQEKLKVALRKLRKEQKLAEELEVNTAMKRAAWKSQVERHKRRIHAEFVQQINFLAAEEQRQMQRLDMEEREQLRILGETEAMLAQKTQALQELVVELERRSKGSPLELLQEVKSVLGRTEAWNLKELDITSPGLRSVCLVPGLKTMLRTYGVHITLDPHTANPWLILSEDRRQVRLGDSQQEVPENESRFDMYPMVLGAQCFDSGKAYWEVDVRGKEAWDLGVCTDSAQRKGHFLLSPGNGFWTIWLWNKQKYEAGTCPQTPLHLQVPPCQVGIFLDCEAHTVSFYNITDHGSLIYTFSECAFAGPLRPFFGTGFNDAGRNAAPLVLCPLEVGS; this comes from the exons ATGGCTGCAGCAATGCCCTTGGCAATGATGTGGGAGGAGGTCACATGCCCTATCTGCCTGGATCCTGTAGTGGAGCCTATGAGCATTGACTGTGGCCACAGCTTCTGCCACAAATGCATCTCTGAGGTGGGGAAAGATGGTGGCGGCGTCTGTCCTGTGTGTCAGCACACCTTCTTGCTCCGAAACCTCCGGCCCAATTGGCCACTGGCTAACGTGGTGGACAACCTTAAACAAATTGGCCAGAATGCCAATGAAGTCACACAGAGGGAATGGTGTCAGGTACATGGAGAGAGACTGCACCTGTTCTGTGAGGAAGATGGGAAGATCCTCTGCTGGGTATGTTCCCAGTCCCAGAACCACCGTAACCACAAAACGGTCCCTGTCGAGGAGGCTGCTCAGGAATACCAG GAGAAGCTTAAGGTGGCattaaggaaactgagaaaagaacaaaagttgGCTGAGGAGTTGGAAGTGAATACTGCAATGAAGAGAGCAGCCTGGAAG AGTCAGGTTGAGAGACACAAACGGAGGATTCACGCAGAATTTGTACAGCAGATAAACTTCCTGGCTGCGGAGGAACAGAGGCAAATGCAGAGGCTAGAcatggaggagagggagcagctgAGAATCCTAGGGGAGACAGAGGCCATGCTGGCCCAGAAGACCCAAGCCCTGCAGGAGCTGGTTGtggagctggagaggaggagCAAGGGCTCACCCCTAGAGCTGCTGCAG gAGGTGAAAAGTGTCCTGGGAAG GACTGAGGCTTGGAACCTGAAGGAGCTGGACATTACCTCCCCGGGTCTGAGGAGTGTGTGCCTCGTGCCAGGGCTAAAGACGATGCTGAGGACGTATGGAG TACACATCACCCTGGATCCACACACAGCCAATCCATGGCTCATCCTTTCAGAGGATCGGAGACAAGTGAGGCTTGGAGACAGCCAGCAGGAAGTGCCTGAAAATGAAAGCAGATTTGACATgtatcccatggtcctgggagcCCAGTGCTTTGACTCTGGAAAGGCTTACTGGGAGGTGGATGTGAGAGGAAAAGAGGCCTGGGACCTGGGTGTTTGTACAGATTCTGCACAGAGGAAGGGGCACTTTTTGCTCAGCCCTGGGAACGGCTTCTGGACAATTTGGCTGtggaacaaacaaaaatatgagGCTGGCACCTGTCCCCAGACTCCCCTCCACCTTCAGGTGCCTCCATGCCAAGTTGGGATCTTCTTGGACTGTGAGGCCCACACAGTCTCCTTCTACAACATCACTGACCATGGCTCCCTCATCTATACCTTCTCTGAATGTGCCTTTGCTGGACCTCTGCGGCCTTTCTTTGGTACTGGTTTTAATGATGCAGGAAGAAACGCAGCACCTCTTGTGCTCTGTCCGCTGGAGGTGGGATCGTAG
- the TRIM21 gene encoding E3 ubiquitin-protein ligase TRIM21 isoform X4, with the protein MAAAMPLAMMWEEVTCPICLDPVVEPMSIDCGHSFCHKCISEVGKDGGGVCPVCQHTFLLRNLRPNWPLANVVDNLKQIGQNANEVTQREWCQVHGERLHLFCEEDGKILCWVCSQSQNHRNHKTVPVEEAAQEYQEKLKVALRKLRKEQKLAEELEVNTAMKRAAWKINFLAAEEQRQMQRLDMEEREQLRILGETEAMLAQKTQALQELVVELERRSKGSPLELLQEVKSVLGRTEAWNLKELDITSPGLRSVCLVPGLKTMLRTYGVHITLDPHTANPWLILSEDRRQVRLGDSQQEVPENESRFDMYPMVLGAQCFDSGKAYWEVDVRGKEAWDLGVCTDSAQRKGHFLLSPGNGFWTIWLWNKQKYEAGTCPQTPLHLQVPPCQVGIFLDCEAHTVSFYNITDHGSLIYTFSECAFAGPLRPFFGTGFNDAGRNAAPLVLCPLEVGS; encoded by the exons ATGGCTGCAGCAATGCCCTTGGCAATGATGTGGGAGGAGGTCACATGCCCTATCTGCCTGGATCCTGTAGTGGAGCCTATGAGCATTGACTGTGGCCACAGCTTCTGCCACAAATGCATCTCTGAGGTGGGGAAAGATGGTGGCGGCGTCTGTCCTGTGTGTCAGCACACCTTCTTGCTCCGAAACCTCCGGCCCAATTGGCCACTGGCTAACGTGGTGGACAACCTTAAACAAATTGGCCAGAATGCCAATGAAGTCACACAGAGGGAATGGTGTCAGGTACATGGAGAGAGACTGCACCTGTTCTGTGAGGAAGATGGGAAGATCCTCTGCTGGGTATGTTCCCAGTCCCAGAACCACCGTAACCACAAAACGGTCCCTGTCGAGGAGGCTGCTCAGGAATACCAG GAGAAGCTTAAGGTGGCattaaggaaactgagaaaagaacaaaagttgGCTGAGGAGTTGGAAGTGAATACTGCAATGAAGAGAGCAGCCTGGAAG ATAAACTTCCTGGCTGCGGAGGAACAGAGGCAAATGCAGAGGCTAGAcatggaggagagggagcagctgAGAATCCTAGGGGAGACAGAGGCCATGCTGGCCCAGAAGACCCAAGCCCTGCAGGAGCTGGTTGtggagctggagaggaggagCAAGGGCTCACCCCTAGAGCTGCTGCAG gAGGTGAAAAGTGTCCTGGGAAG GACTGAGGCTTGGAACCTGAAGGAGCTGGACATTACCTCCCCGGGTCTGAGGAGTGTGTGCCTCGTGCCAGGGCTAAAGACGATGCTGAGGACGTATGGAG TACACATCACCCTGGATCCACACACAGCCAATCCATGGCTCATCCTTTCAGAGGATCGGAGACAAGTGAGGCTTGGAGACAGCCAGCAGGAAGTGCCTGAAAATGAAAGCAGATTTGACATgtatcccatggtcctgggagcCCAGTGCTTTGACTCTGGAAAGGCTTACTGGGAGGTGGATGTGAGAGGAAAAGAGGCCTGGGACCTGGGTGTTTGTACAGATTCTGCACAGAGGAAGGGGCACTTTTTGCTCAGCCCTGGGAACGGCTTCTGGACAATTTGGCTGtggaacaaacaaaaatatgagGCTGGCACCTGTCCCCAGACTCCCCTCCACCTTCAGGTGCCTCCATGCCAAGTTGGGATCTTCTTGGACTGTGAGGCCCACACAGTCTCCTTCTACAACATCACTGACCATGGCTCCCTCATCTATACCTTCTCTGAATGTGCCTTTGCTGGACCTCTGCGGCCTTTCTTTGGTACTGGTTTTAATGATGCAGGAAGAAACGCAGCACCTCTTGTGCTCTGTCCGCTGGAGGTGGGATCGTAG
- the TRIM21 gene encoding E3 ubiquitin-protein ligase TRIM21 isoform X3, translated as MAAAMPLAMMWEEVTCPICLDPVVEPMSIDCGHSFCHKCISEVGKDGGGVCPVCQHTFLLRNLRPNWPLANVVDNLKQIGQNANEVTQREWCQVHGERLHLFCEEDGKILCWVCSQSQNHRNHKTVPVEEAAQEYQEKLKVALRKLRKEQKLAEELEVNTAMKRAAWKASVVLQRESQINFLAAEEQRQMQRLDMEEREQLRILGETEAMLAQKTQALQELVVELERRSKGSPLELLQEVKSVLGRTEAWNLKELDITSPGLRSVCLVPGLKTMLRTYGVHITLDPHTANPWLILSEDRRQVRLGDSQQEVPENESRFDMYPMVLGAQCFDSGKAYWEVDVRGKEAWDLGVCTDSAQRKGHFLLSPGNGFWTIWLWNKQKYEAGTCPQTPLHLQVPPCQVGIFLDCEAHTVSFYNITDHGSLIYTFSECAFAGPLRPFFGTGFNDAGRNAAPLVLCPLEVGS; from the exons ATGGCTGCAGCAATGCCCTTGGCAATGATGTGGGAGGAGGTCACATGCCCTATCTGCCTGGATCCTGTAGTGGAGCCTATGAGCATTGACTGTGGCCACAGCTTCTGCCACAAATGCATCTCTGAGGTGGGGAAAGATGGTGGCGGCGTCTGTCCTGTGTGTCAGCACACCTTCTTGCTCCGAAACCTCCGGCCCAATTGGCCACTGGCTAACGTGGTGGACAACCTTAAACAAATTGGCCAGAATGCCAATGAAGTCACACAGAGGGAATGGTGTCAGGTACATGGAGAGAGACTGCACCTGTTCTGTGAGGAAGATGGGAAGATCCTCTGCTGGGTATGTTCCCAGTCCCAGAACCACCGTAACCACAAAACGGTCCCTGTCGAGGAGGCTGCTCAGGAATACCAG GAGAAGCTTAAGGTGGCattaaggaaactgagaaaagaacaaaagttgGCTGAGGAGTTGGAAGTGAATACTGCAATGAAGAGAGCAGCCTGGAAGGCAAGTGTTGTGCTCCAAAGGGAATCTCAG ATAAACTTCCTGGCTGCGGAGGAACAGAGGCAAATGCAGAGGCTAGAcatggaggagagggagcagctgAGAATCCTAGGGGAGACAGAGGCCATGCTGGCCCAGAAGACCCAAGCCCTGCAGGAGCTGGTTGtggagctggagaggaggagCAAGGGCTCACCCCTAGAGCTGCTGCAG gAGGTGAAAAGTGTCCTGGGAAG GACTGAGGCTTGGAACCTGAAGGAGCTGGACATTACCTCCCCGGGTCTGAGGAGTGTGTGCCTCGTGCCAGGGCTAAAGACGATGCTGAGGACGTATGGAG TACACATCACCCTGGATCCACACACAGCCAATCCATGGCTCATCCTTTCAGAGGATCGGAGACAAGTGAGGCTTGGAGACAGCCAGCAGGAAGTGCCTGAAAATGAAAGCAGATTTGACATgtatcccatggtcctgggagcCCAGTGCTTTGACTCTGGAAAGGCTTACTGGGAGGTGGATGTGAGAGGAAAAGAGGCCTGGGACCTGGGTGTTTGTACAGATTCTGCACAGAGGAAGGGGCACTTTTTGCTCAGCCCTGGGAACGGCTTCTGGACAATTTGGCTGtggaacaaacaaaaatatgagGCTGGCACCTGTCCCCAGACTCCCCTCCACCTTCAGGTGCCTCCATGCCAAGTTGGGATCTTCTTGGACTGTGAGGCCCACACAGTCTCCTTCTACAACATCACTGACCATGGCTCCCTCATCTATACCTTCTCTGAATGTGCCTTTGCTGGACCTCTGCGGCCTTTCTTTGGTACTGGTTTTAATGATGCAGGAAGAAACGCAGCACCTCTTGTGCTCTGTCCGCTGGAGGTGGGATCGTAG